From the Malus domestica chromosome 17, GDT2T_hap1 genome, one window contains:
- the LOC114822581 gene encoding membrane-associated protein VIPP1, chloroplastic-like isoform X2 — MATKSQIFTGLTMASTPASSFQASSSSSNSLSMVRKPLTTSFFNGGVGALKVEVIRVAPSSRPHYSRQRGGALGARMNLFDRFARVIKSYANALVSTFEDPEKILEQAVLEMNDDLTKMRQATAQVLASQKRMENKYKAAAQASEDWYRKAQLALQKGEEDLAREALKRRKSFADNANTLKSQLDQQKAVVDNLVSNTRLLESKIQEARSKKDTLKARAQSAKTATKVSEMVGNVNTSSALSAFDKMEEKVLAMESQAEALGQLTTDDLEGKFALLEGSSVDDDLANLKKELSGSSKKGELPPGRTAAPSNKAYPFRDSEIEMELNELRRKAKDF; from the exons ATGGCCACAAAATCGCAGATATTTACAGGATTGACCATGGCGTCGACGCCTGCCTCTTCGTtccaagcttcttcttcaagctccAACAGTCTCTCCATGGTCAGAAAACCTCTCACGACTTCCTTCTTCAATGGCGGAG tgGGGGCTCTAAAAGTTGAAGTGATTAGGGTTGCTCCTTCCAGTCGACCACATTATTCTAGACAACGTGGGGGGGCTCTTGGTGCTCGTATGAACCTATTTGACCGGTTTGCTAGAGTTATCAAG TCATATGCAAATGCATTAGTAAGTACCTTTGAAGATCCTGAGAAAATCTTAGAGCAAGCAGTTCTTGAAATGAATGATGATTTGACAAAGATGCGTCAGGCCACAGCACAA GTGTTGGCATCTCAAAAGCGGATGGAGAATAAGTACAAAGCTGCTGCACAAGCTTCTGAGGACTG GTACCGCAAAGCACAATTAGCTCTTCAAAAAGGAGAGGAGGATCTTGCACGTGAAGCTTTGAAGAGGCGTAAATCTTTTGCT GATAATGCTAATACTTTGAAATCTCAACTTGATCAACAAAAAGCTGTTGTTGATAATCTTGTGTCTAATACACGG CTTTTAGAGAGCAAGATACAGGAGGCAAGGTCGAAAAAAGATACCCTCAAAGCACGTGCTCAGTCTGCAAA GACTGCAACTAAAGTGAGTGAGATGGTGGGGAATGTCAATACAAGTAGTGCTCTTTCAGCTTTTGATAAGATGGAAGAGAAAG TCTTAGCAATGGAATCCCAAGCAGAAGCTCTTGGTCAGTTAACTACAGATGATCTggaaggaaag TTTGCGTTGCTAGAGGGCTCTTCAGTTGACGATGATCTTGCAAACTTGAAGAAAGAATTATCTGGTAGTTCAAAG AAAGGAGAACTCCCGCCCGGAAGAACAGCCGCTCCCAGTAACAAGGCATATCCATTTCGAGATTCTGAAATTGAGATGGAGCTTAATGAGTTGAGAAGAAAAGCCAAGGACTTCTAA
- the LOC114822581 gene encoding membrane-associated protein VIPP1, chloroplastic-like isoform X1 codes for MATKSQIFTGLTMASTPASSFQASSSSSNSLSMVRKPLTTSFFNGGVGALKVEVIRVAPSSRPHYSRQRGGALGARMNLFDRFARVIKSYANALVSTFEDPEKILEQAVLEMNDDLTKMRQATAQVLASQKRMENKYKAAAQASEDWYRKAQLALQKGEEDLAREALKRRKSFADNANTLKSQLDQQKAVVDNLVSNTRLLESKIQEARSKKDTLKARAQSAKTATKVSEMVGNVNTSSALSAFDKMEEKVLAMESQAEALGQLTTDDLEGKFALLEGSSVDDDLANLKKELSGSSKVSNFLVIPSCSIGLTKEALRGIVRSIYLGCYGSSFLYCVVWHQNGE; via the exons ATGGCCACAAAATCGCAGATATTTACAGGATTGACCATGGCGTCGACGCCTGCCTCTTCGTtccaagcttcttcttcaagctccAACAGTCTCTCCATGGTCAGAAAACCTCTCACGACTTCCTTCTTCAATGGCGGAG tgGGGGCTCTAAAAGTTGAAGTGATTAGGGTTGCTCCTTCCAGTCGACCACATTATTCTAGACAACGTGGGGGGGCTCTTGGTGCTCGTATGAACCTATTTGACCGGTTTGCTAGAGTTATCAAG TCATATGCAAATGCATTAGTAAGTACCTTTGAAGATCCTGAGAAAATCTTAGAGCAAGCAGTTCTTGAAATGAATGATGATTTGACAAAGATGCGTCAGGCCACAGCACAA GTGTTGGCATCTCAAAAGCGGATGGAGAATAAGTACAAAGCTGCTGCACAAGCTTCTGAGGACTG GTACCGCAAAGCACAATTAGCTCTTCAAAAAGGAGAGGAGGATCTTGCACGTGAAGCTTTGAAGAGGCGTAAATCTTTTGCT GATAATGCTAATACTTTGAAATCTCAACTTGATCAACAAAAAGCTGTTGTTGATAATCTTGTGTCTAATACACGG CTTTTAGAGAGCAAGATACAGGAGGCAAGGTCGAAAAAAGATACCCTCAAAGCACGTGCTCAGTCTGCAAA GACTGCAACTAAAGTGAGTGAGATGGTGGGGAATGTCAATACAAGTAGTGCTCTTTCAGCTTTTGATAAGATGGAAGAGAAAG TCTTAGCAATGGAATCCCAAGCAGAAGCTCTTGGTCAGTTAACTACAGATGATCTggaaggaaag TTTGCGTTGCTAGAGGGCTCTTCAGTTGACGATGATCTTGCAAACTTGAAGAAAGAATTATCTGGTAGTTCAAAG GTGTCTAATTTTCTTGTAATTCCATCATGCTCAATTGGGTTGACCAAAGAAGCATTAAGAGGAATCGTGCGTTCTATTTATCTGGGTTGCTATGGTTCTTCTTTCCTATATTGTGTTGTTTGGCACCAAAATGGAGAATAA